Proteins from a genomic interval of Sphingomonas sp. Y38-1Y:
- a CDS encoding glutamate ligase domain-containing protein, translating to MNQRYFFVGVGGSGMTPLAMILAGRGARIAGSDRTLDQGRLAPKFQALRDLGIELFPQDGSGITSAEQTVVASAAVEDSVPDIQAATRVGAPRLSRAQLLASLFNDSRVRIGVAGTSGKSTVTGMIGWILHAVGRDPTVMNGAVMKNFAAPDRPFASALVGQGDAFVSEVDESDGSIALYAPDIAVLNNVSLDHKSLEELRTLFGDFAGKASRVIVNAGDAEAAALAATIGSDRRTTFAVEGEADLVARDLEPEPFAIAFTLAAADERIPVHLSVPGRHNVANALAAIGAAHAAGVPLADAAKAVEGFVGLKRRFELVGEAGGIAVIDDFGHNPDKIAATLDTLLAFPGPLKLLFQPHGYGPLKVMRRELVESLAQRLRPGDELVLPDPVYHGGTTSREVTSADIAADLAALGAPARHIPDRAAAAAHLVAGARPGDRIVVMGARDDTLSQLAADMLAALAKRSDR from the coding sequence ATGAACCAGCGTTACTTCTTTGTCGGCGTGGGCGGGTCGGGGATGACGCCGCTGGCGATGATCCTGGCCGGGCGCGGGGCCAGGATCGCGGGGTCGGACCGGACGCTGGACCAGGGCCGGCTCGCGCCCAAGTTCCAGGCGCTGCGCGACCTCGGCATCGAGCTGTTCCCTCAGGACGGCAGCGGCATCACCTCCGCCGAGCAGACCGTCGTCGCCTCCGCCGCGGTCGAGGATAGCGTGCCCGACATCCAGGCCGCCACCCGCGTCGGCGCGCCGCGCCTCTCCCGCGCGCAACTCCTCGCCAGCCTGTTCAACGACAGCCGCGTCCGCATCGGCGTCGCCGGGACCAGCGGCAAGTCGACCGTCACCGGCATGATCGGCTGGATCCTCCACGCCGTCGGCCGCGATCCCACGGTGATGAACGGCGCGGTGATGAAGAACTTCGCCGCGCCCGACCGCCCGTTCGCCAGCGCGCTCGTGGGGCAGGGCGACGCCTTCGTCAGCGAGGTCGACGAGAGCGACGGGTCGATCGCGCTCTATGCACCCGACATCGCGGTGCTCAACAATGTCAGCCTCGACCACAAGTCGCTGGAGGAACTGCGGACGCTGTTCGGCGACTTTGCGGGCAAGGCGTCGCGGGTGATCGTCAATGCCGGCGATGCCGAGGCGGCCGCGCTCGCCGCGACGATCGGCAGCGACCGGCGCACGACCTTCGCGGTCGAGGGCGAGGCGGACCTCGTCGCGCGCGACCTCGAGCCCGAGCCGTTCGCGATCGCTTTCACATTGGCGGCGGCGGACGAGCGCATCCCCGTCCACCTGTCGGTGCCCGGTCGCCACAATGTCGCCAACGCCCTCGCCGCGATCGGCGCGGCGCACGCCGCGGGCGTGCCGCTCGCCGACGCAGCGAAGGCGGTCGAAGGCTTTGTCGGCCTCAAGCGCCGGTTCGAACTGGTGGGGGAGGCGGGCGGCATCGCCGTCATCGACGATTTCGGGCACAACCCCGACAAGATCGCCGCGACGCTCGACACGCTCCTTGCCTTTCCCGGCCCGCTCAAGCTCCTGTTCCAGCCGCACGGCTATGGCCCGCTCAAGGTGATGCGGCGCGAGCTGGTCGAGAGCCTGGCGCAGCGGCTCCGCCCCGGCGACGAGCTCGTGCTGCCCGACCCGGTCTATCATGGTGGCACGACCAGCCGCGAGGTGACGAGCGCCGACATCGCCGCCGACCTCGCGGCACTGGGCGCCCCCGCGCGCCACATTCCCGACCGCGCCGCCGCCGCCGCGCATCTCGTCGCAGGTGCCAGGCCCGGCGACCGCATCGTCGTCATGGGCGCGCGCGACGATACGCTGAGCCAGCTTGCCGCCGACATGCTCGCCGCGCTGGCGAAAAGGAGTGACCGATGA
- a CDS encoding diguanylate cyclase has translation MARNDVRTLTGTWPLLIFGIAYAVAIAFSLLTRFGGGVACMWLATGVLAPVLARLPMRHWWRAAMIAIPVSGVLTAFIGLGPIAALPLGPLNFIEAGILAYLLKRLAPVDDGALRSIGQVAVLILGGLLAAMLVGVPAAVVADQVSQTGFAHNWSNWATGHALGTIAVAPIVLLLLSGDLGEWWRSAGRGERIEAGVHAAFVTAIALATFAQSIMPLSFLPILPVTLATFRLGRVGAAMSTLILSTIAILFSMQGTGPVALLPPEPALRMHLIQFYLATVVITVLPAAADLRRRKDVLRRLSASEARYRLVTENASDVVLTLDAEGYIRFVSPSIEGLGDYRVAALRGTPASTLIAAEHRPAAARAHLEALRTPGTSQIVEVETRPDADGHQRWIEMRVRAIEPEVAGDAIELVCAIRDISKRKSVEAELQRAARTDPLTGLANRRLFNDALDLVLDRVGRDERANACIAIFDIDHFKRVNDAFGHDAGDRVLARFAAVASRATRAKDLVARLGGEEFGLVLPGATQAEAQAICERLRGDFAGEATVLDDGSRIWSTVSAGIATIGGDESRADVMRTADAALYAAKRAGRDRLVLAA, from the coding sequence ATGGCGCGTAACGATGTTCGTACCCTAACCGGCACGTGGCCGTTGTTGATCTTCGGCATCGCCTATGCCGTCGCGATCGCGTTTTCGCTGCTAACGCGGTTCGGCGGCGGGGTCGCCTGCATGTGGCTGGCGACGGGCGTGCTCGCGCCGGTGCTGGCGCGCCTGCCGATGCGCCATTGGTGGCGGGCCGCGATGATCGCCATCCCGGTCAGCGGCGTGCTGACGGCGTTCATCGGACTGGGTCCGATCGCCGCCCTCCCGCTCGGACCGCTCAACTTCATCGAGGCGGGGATCCTCGCCTACCTGCTCAAGCGACTCGCCCCGGTCGACGACGGCGCGCTGCGCAGCATCGGCCAAGTCGCGGTGCTGATCCTGGGCGGCCTGCTGGCGGCGATGCTGGTCGGGGTACCGGCCGCCGTCGTCGCCGATCAGGTGTCGCAGACGGGCTTTGCGCACAATTGGTCCAACTGGGCGACCGGCCATGCGCTCGGCACCATCGCGGTCGCACCGATCGTGCTGCTGCTGCTGAGCGGCGACCTTGGCGAATGGTGGCGAAGCGCAGGGCGCGGCGAGCGGATCGAGGCGGGGGTCCATGCCGCGTTCGTGACCGCGATCGCGCTTGCGACCTTTGCGCAATCGATCATGCCGCTGTCGTTTCTGCCGATCCTGCCCGTCACGCTGGCGACGTTCCGGCTGGGCCGAGTCGGCGCGGCGATGTCGACCTTGATCCTGTCGACGATCGCCATCCTGTTCTCGATGCAGGGAACCGGTCCGGTCGCATTGCTGCCGCCGGAGCCGGCGCTTCGCATGCACCTGATCCAATTCTACCTCGCGACCGTCGTCATCACCGTGCTTCCCGCTGCCGCCGATCTTCGCCGGCGCAAGGACGTATTGCGGCGACTGTCGGCGAGCGAGGCGCGCTATCGGCTGGTGACGGAGAATGCGTCGGACGTCGTGCTGACGCTGGATGCGGAGGGGTATATCCGCTTCGTCTCGCCCTCAATCGAGGGACTCGGCGATTACCGCGTCGCGGCGCTGAGGGGCACGCCCGCCAGCACGCTGATCGCGGCCGAGCATCGCCCCGCGGCGGCGCGCGCGCATCTGGAGGCGCTACGCACGCCCGGCACTTCGCAAATCGTCGAGGTTGAGACGCGGCCCGATGCCGACGGCCACCAGCGCTGGATCGAGATGCGCGTCCGCGCGATCGAGCCGGAGGTCGCGGGCGACGCGATCGAGCTCGTCTGCGCGATTCGCGACATTTCGAAGCGCAAGTCGGTCGAGGCTGAGCTTCAGCGCGCCGCGCGGACCGATCCGCTGACCGGGCTCGCCAACCGGCGGTTGTTCAATGACGCGCTCGATCTCGTCCTCGATCGTGTGGGCCGCGACGAGCGCGCCAATGCGTGCATCGCCATCTTCGACATCGATCATTTCAAGCGCGTCAACGACGCGTTCGGCCATGACGCCGGCGACCGCGTGCTCGCGCGCTTCGCCGCGGTCGCGTCGCGGGCGACTCGCGCGAAGGACCTGGTTGCGCGGCTGGGCGGCGAGGAGTTCGGGCTGGTGCTGCCCGGCGCTACCCAGGCGGAGGCGCAGGCGATCTGCGAGCGGCTGCGCGGCGACTTTGCGGGTGAGGCGACGGTGCTGGACGACGGCAGCCGCATCTGGTCGACGGTGAGCGCCGGGATCGCGACGATCGGCGGGGATGAAAGCCGGGCCGACGTCATGCGCACCGCGGATGCCGCGCTCTACGCGGCCAAGCGCGCGGGGCGCGACCGGCTGGTGCTGGCGGCTTAG
- the thrS gene encoding threonine--tRNA ligase, with the protein MSAMFRITLPDGSVREVAPGTTPADIAAAIGPGLAKAAMAARVDGEVRDIMRPFEGDAQLALITAKDEADALELVRHDYAHILAEAVQKLFPGTQITFGPATDDGFYYDFAPKDRPFTEDDLPAIEAEMRRIIAADEPLIREVWAREDLIARWSREGETFKAEWAAELPDGEELTVYRAGRGEDAWLDMCRGPHLASTGKVAPDAFKLTRVSGAYWRGDQKNAMLSRIYGTGWLNKKQLDAHLHRLEEAAKRDHRKLAQEMDLFHLQAEAHGSVFWHPNGYVIWRALEAYMRRAIDGAGYQEVKTPQVMDARQWEASGHWGKYRENMFVIPDEVPNTEDEGPIVSDDADWMALKPMNCPAHVLIFRQGIKSYRDLPLRLYENGCCHRNEPHGALHGLMRVRQFTQDDAHIFCREDQIVGEVRAFCELADRIYRDFGFTYSIKLALRPEKRFGTEEMWDKAEAELRAAVVEAGLATPEYGWEELPGEGAFYAPKLEWHLTDAIGRTWQVGTIQSDRVLPDRLDASYVGEDGERHRPVMLHRAIFGSYERFIGILIEHFAGRLPVWLAPTQAVVATIVSDADDYARSVEDQLKAAGIRVAADLRNEKINYKVREHSLAKVPHLLVVGKREAEEGTVAIRTLGREGQRMMPLADAIVMLRQEATPPDLC; encoded by the coding sequence ATGTCCGCCATGTTCCGCATCACGCTGCCCGACGGTTCCGTCCGTGAGGTTGCGCCGGGGACCACCCCCGCGGACATCGCCGCGGCGATCGGCCCGGGCCTCGCCAAGGCGGCGATGGCAGCGCGCGTCGATGGCGAGGTGCGCGACATCATGCGCCCATTTGAGGGCGACGCGCAGCTGGCGCTCATCACCGCCAAGGACGAGGCCGACGCGCTCGAACTCGTCCGCCACGATTACGCGCACATCCTGGCCGAGGCGGTGCAGAAGCTGTTCCCCGGCACGCAGATCACCTTCGGTCCCGCGACGGACGATGGCTTCTACTACGACTTCGCCCCCAAGGACCGGCCGTTCACCGAGGACGACCTGCCCGCGATCGAGGCCGAGATGCGCCGCATCATCGCCGCAGACGAGCCGCTGATCCGCGAGGTCTGGGCGCGCGAAGATTTGATCGCGCGCTGGTCCAGGGAAGGCGAGACGTTCAAGGCCGAGTGGGCCGCCGAACTGCCCGACGGCGAGGAGCTGACCGTCTATCGTGCCGGTCGCGGCGAGGATGCCTGGCTCGACATGTGCCGCGGTCCGCACCTCGCCTCGACGGGCAAGGTCGCACCCGACGCGTTCAAGCTCACGCGCGTCTCCGGCGCCTATTGGCGCGGCGACCAGAAGAACGCGATGCTCAGCCGCATCTACGGAACCGGCTGGCTGAACAAGAAGCAGCTCGACGCGCACCTCCACCGGCTGGAGGAAGCGGCCAAGCGCGACCACCGCAAGCTGGCGCAGGAAATGGACCTGTTCCACCTCCAGGCCGAAGCGCACGGGTCGGTGTTCTGGCACCCCAACGGCTATGTCATCTGGCGCGCGCTGGAGGCCTATATGCGCCGCGCGATCGATGGTGCCGGCTATCAGGAAGTGAAGACGCCGCAGGTCATGGACGCCCGCCAGTGGGAGGCGTCGGGCCATTGGGGCAAGTATCGCGAGAACATGTTCGTCATCCCCGACGAGGTACCCAACACCGAGGACGAGGGACCGATCGTCAGCGACGACGCCGACTGGATGGCGCTCAAGCCGATGAACTGCCCCGCGCACGTCCTGATCTTCCGCCAGGGGATCAAGTCGTATCGCGACCTGCCGCTGCGCCTCTACGAGAATGGGTGCTGCCACCGCAACGAGCCGCATGGCGCGCTCCACGGGCTGATGCGCGTGCGCCAGTTCACGCAGGACGACGCGCACATCTTCTGCCGCGAGGACCAGATCGTGGGCGAGGTCCGGGCCTTTTGCGAGCTGGCCGACCGCATCTATCGCGACTTCGGCTTTACCTATTCGATCAAGCTGGCGCTTCGTCCCGAGAAGCGCTTCGGGACCGAGGAAATGTGGGACAAGGCCGAGGCGGAGCTGCGCGCCGCGGTGGTCGAGGCGGGGCTGGCGACGCCCGAATATGGCTGGGAAGAGCTGCCCGGCGAAGGCGCCTTCTATGCGCCCAAGCTCGAATGGCACCTGACCGACGCGATCGGGCGGACGTGGCAGGTCGGGACGATCCAGTCCGACCGCGTGCTGCCCGACCGGCTCGATGCGTCGTACGTCGGCGAGGATGGCGAGCGCCACCGGCCGGTGATGCTCCACCGCGCGATCTTCGGCAGCTATGAGCGGTTCATCGGCATCCTGATCGAGCATTTCGCCGGTCGCCTGCCCGTGTGGCTCGCGCCGACCCAGGCGGTGGTGGCGACGATCGTTTCCGACGCCGACGATTATGCGCGATCGGTCGAGGACCAGCTCAAGGCCGCGGGCATCCGTGTCGCCGCCGATCTTCGCAACGAGAAGATCAACTACAAGGTGCGCGAGCACTCGCTGGCCAAGGTCCCGCACCTGCTCGTCGTCGGCAAGCGCGAGGCGGAGGAAGGCACCGTGGCGATCCGCACGCTCGGCCGCGAGGGCCAGCGAATGATGCCGCTGGCCGACGCGATTGTGATGCTGCGGCAGGAGGCGACCCCGCCCGATCTGTGCTAG
- a CDS encoding alpha/beta hydrolase: MTEPARIAFRVTEGAGPTIVFLPGYASDMSGTKALALEAWAKAHGRSFVRFDYRGCGESEGSFEDFTLADWLEDALLVIDQAAKGPVVLVGSSMGGWLALLAARERPDRVTALVGIAPAPDFTDWGFSQADKMALLNDGRLEKPSPYSDQPTVTTRAFWSSGEARRLMHGTIPLKLPVRIVQGMRDADVPWERAVRLAQLIEGEDVQCWLVKDGDHRLSRDPDIAMMVRAVEEVSAA, encoded by the coding sequence ATGACCGAACCCGCCCGCATCGCCTTTCGCGTGACCGAAGGAGCGGGGCCGACCATCGTCTTCCTGCCCGGCTATGCCAGCGACATGAGCGGGACCAAGGCGCTGGCGCTGGAGGCATGGGCCAAGGCGCACGGCCGCAGCTTCGTCCGCTTCGACTATCGCGGCTGCGGCGAGAGCGAGGGGTCGTTTGAGGACTTCACGCTCGCCGATTGGCTGGAGGACGCGCTGCTCGTCATCGATCAGGCGGCGAAGGGCCCGGTCGTGCTGGTCGGATCGTCGATGGGCGGGTGGCTGGCGCTGCTCGCCGCGCGCGAGCGGCCCGACCGGGTGACCGCGCTGGTCGGCATCGCGCCCGCCCCCGACTTCACCGATTGGGGCTTCAGCCAGGCGGACAAGATGGCGCTGCTCAACGACGGGCGGCTGGAGAAGCCCTCGCCCTATTCGGACCAGCCGACCGTCACCACCCGCGCTTTCTGGAGCTCGGGCGAGGCGCGGCGGCTGATGCACGGGACGATCCCGCTCAAGCTGCCGGTGCGAATCGTCCAGGGCATGCGCGACGCCGACGTGCCGTGGGAGCGCGCGGTGCGGCTGGCCCAACTGATCGAGGGCGAGGACGTCCAGTGCTGGCTGGTCAAGGACGGCGACCACCGCCTGTCCCGCGACCCCGACATCGCGATGATGGTTCGCGCAGTCGAGGAGGTGAGCGCCGCATAG
- the dapF gene encoding diaminopimelate epimerase: protein MQFDFIHCHGSGNDFPLIDARALTLADAEWAAVARALADRAGPVGGDGLLLLVPGRGGAPFGQRMFNPDGSEAETCLNGLRCVARAGFEAAGLDAATVTLPQSEAAARRVADIAPGVVSIETRVTSIGDAPSSVGLTTGETPFVDAVIPGLPSERRFTALAMPNPHLVAFVDGVDEGELVALGDWCEAAPALIPGRANVSFVTAGEGGLFVRTYERGVGLTDSCGSAMAASTIAAARTGRTAWNAEVIVRNAGGLVRARPERTSEGEAVSIAGNATFTHRGVAEVDVTAGRIVTTATTVRNEAEIAAWSALLAAI, encoded by the coding sequence ATGCAATTCGATTTCATCCATTGCCATGGTTCGGGCAACGACTTCCCGCTGATCGACGCGCGGGCGCTGACGCTGGCCGATGCCGAGTGGGCAGCGGTCGCGCGCGCGCTGGCCGACCGGGCGGGGCCGGTCGGAGGCGACGGACTTCTGCTTCTCGTGCCGGGACGCGGCGGCGCGCCGTTCGGGCAGCGCATGTTCAATCCCGACGGCAGCGAGGCGGAGACCTGCCTCAACGGCCTTCGCTGCGTCGCGCGTGCGGGGTTCGAGGCGGCCGGGCTCGACGCCGCGACGGTGACGCTGCCGCAAAGCGAGGCGGCGGCGCGGCGCGTGGCCGACATCGCACCCGGCGTCGTCAGCATCGAGACGCGCGTGACCTCGATCGGAGATGCACCAAGTTCGGTGGGGCTGACGACGGGCGAGACGCCGTTCGTCGACGCCGTCATCCCCGGCCTGCCGAGCGAGCGCCGCTTTACCGCGCTCGCCATGCCGAACCCGCACCTTGTCGCCTTCGTCGATGGGGTGGACGAGGGCGAGCTCGTCGCGCTCGGCGACTGGTGCGAGGCGGCGCCGGCACTGATCCCCGGTCGCGCGAATGTGAGCTTCGTGACCGCGGGCGAGGGCGGGCTGTTCGTCCGCACCTATGAGCGCGGTGTCGGCCTGACCGACAGTTGCGGGAGCGCGATGGCCGCCTCGACGATCGCGGCGGCGCGGACCGGGCGGACTGCGTGGAACGCCGAGGTGATCGTCCGCAACGCCGGCGGGCTCGTGCGCGCCCGGCCCGAACGGACGAGTGAGGGTGAGGCGGTTTCGATCGCGGGCAACGCGACCTTCACGCATCGCGGCGTCGCCGAGGTGGACGTCACGGCCGGGCGGATCGTTACGACCGCGACGACGGTACGGAACGAAGCAGAGATCGCCGCCTGGAGCGCGCTTCTCGCCGCGATCTAA
- a CDS encoding LD-carboxypeptidase: protein MKIAVVAPARSIRPESATRGAAFAALSFPGADLVFDPQCFADAGHFAGPDALRAETFLRYANDPAYDAIWFARGGYGSNRILAEVMPKLNDAARAKTYLGFSDMGFLLGALYARRIGRPCHGPMSTEATARNQGAPAWRALAWLTAKDRRALEPALDGRPAAAFNLAILTAMLGTPWVPDLTDHVLLLEEVGESYYRLDRMMFQIANASQLRGLAGIRMGSVTDVPEGDGPDAFGETIDQIMTRWCGEMRVPYLGRARIGHDADNHVVPFGIA from the coding sequence ATGAAGATCGCCGTCGTTGCCCCCGCCCGCTCGATCCGCCCCGAATCGGCCACGCGCGGCGCTGCGTTCGCCGCGCTGAGCTTTCCCGGCGCCGACCTGGTCTTCGATCCGCAATGCTTTGCCGATGCGGGACATTTCGCAGGCCCTGATGCGCTGCGCGCCGAGACCTTCCTGCGCTACGCCAACGACCCCGCCTATGACGCGATCTGGTTCGCGCGCGGCGGCTATGGCTCGAACCGCATCCTCGCCGAGGTGATGCCGAAGCTCAACGACGCGGCGCGGGCGAAGACCTATCTCGGCTTTTCGGACATGGGGTTCCTGCTCGGCGCGCTCTATGCGCGGCGGATCGGGCGGCCGTGCCACGGGCCGATGTCGACCGAGGCGACTGCGCGCAATCAGGGCGCGCCGGCGTGGCGGGCGCTTGCCTGGCTGACCGCGAAGGACCGCCGCGCGCTCGAACCCGCGCTCGACGGCCGCCCCGCCGCCGCCTTCAACCTGGCGATCCTGACGGCGATGCTCGGCACGCCCTGGGTACCCGACCTCACCGACCATGTGCTGCTGCTCGAGGAGGTGGGCGAAAGCTATTACCGGCTCGACCGGATGATGTTCCAGATCGCCAATGCCAGCCAGCTTCGCGGGCTTGCCGGCATCCGCATGGGGTCGGTGACCGACGTGCCGGAGGGCGACGGGCCGGACGCCTTCGGAGAGACGATCGACCAGATCATGACGCGCTGGTGCGGCGAGATGCGTGTCCCCTATTTGGGCCGAGCGCGGATCGGCCATGATGCGGACAATCATGTGGTGCCGTTCGGAATCGCCTAA